In Ostrea edulis chromosome 4, xbOstEdul1.1, whole genome shotgun sequence, a single window of DNA contains:
- the LOC125669404 gene encoding uncharacterized protein LOC125669404 isoform X1, whose amino-acid sequence MKLYKIRFIVLGLLLRVFFVWCQTCGTKFTDPASSAYLAEAVVEGKVSKIMTSNEEGRYNVTLVIRKVRKGDRLLPKGKKTKRLTIGEFGEENLRDCVTRITKSKKKYFFFLKKVTIEKSTFYRISAFPVSVSKQTGRLIKKAACKTCGKKPELKKIKAKNVQTGRRLQLRCRLRSGKPDPTIVWTKDGVPISGKTKGVQIKKRKKYLQLRINKASSKDAGVYRCIATNVVGTTAKSVNIKVFPKKTPTTKRPAKVTTSGTSGRYIPCRPEDQGYCLNGGTCRIIKDLDIKSCACQEAFIGQRCQFPDPFAKKITTGKSPDPDRDRTLTIIGIVIGILIFVCFCIASYFLAKNRRMAYLKRKAKNKQLNGTVIPYTVVDPPPSGRMLHRQNTVNMETQTEDGNLYQPFPNTNQGLSNAYLNPLDSNFLRNPPANRNSRTRLSGVSMERERPTSQPETMMSPKPLYNRSPSDPTRPSLPTEHRGDKIPRLFVSDESVGSDGEEGTEDDTSLRISEDDERTPFVRQDPSESGRFDPDQNYFKNDDDTLSQRSPCVDDELRRIYCGDDNDRYDRRCSETLSWNERGSPEQCHQENCFNIEDPMYIKSSNCIDLKDNPVSFGNNYSLTNNDLLDDKPSTPV is encoded by the exons ATGAAGTTATACAAAATTCGATTCATTGTCCTCGGACTATTACTACGTGTGTTTTTTGTGTGGTGTCAGACTTGCGGTACAAAATTTACAGACCCGGCCTCCAGTGCTTACCTAGCAGAGGCAGTGGTGGAGGGGAAGGTGTCCAAAATTATGACTTCTAATGAGGAAGGAAGGTATAATGTGACATTGGTGATCCGGAAAGTTAGAAAAGGTGACAGGCTACTACCGAAAGGGAAGAAAACTAAGAGATTAACGATTGGTGAATTCGGAGAGGAAAATTTACGTGATTGTGTGACGCGTATaacaaaatcaaagaaaaaatatttcttttttcttaaaaagGTGACGATTGAAAAAagtacattttatagaatttcaGCGTTTCCGGTGTCAGTGTCTAAACAGACTGGACGATTAATTAAAAAGGCAGCATGTAAAACATGTG GTAAAAAACCAGAGttaaagaaaatcaaagcaaaaaatgTGCAGACTGGCAGGAGATTACAATTGCGATGTCGTCTGCGATCTGGAAAGCCAGACCCGACCATTGTGTGGACCAAAGACGGAGTTCCCATTTCCGGAAAAACAAAGGGTgttcaaattaagaaaagaaa GAAGTATTTGCaattaagaataaacaaagCTTCTAGCAAAGATGCAGGAGTTTATAGATGTATAGCAACCAATGTTGTCGGAACAACGGCGAAATCCGTAAACATTAAAG TGTTCCCCAAGAAAACCCCAACGACGAAACGACCGGCAAAAG TCACAACATCGGGAACATCAGGAAGATATATCCCATGCAGGCCAGAAGACCAGGGCTATTGTTTGAATGGTGGAACATGCCGAATCATAAAAGACCTTGATATTAAATCCTGCGC GTGTCAGGAAGCGTTTATAGGACAGCGTTGTCAGTTCCCGGATCCTTTCGCTAAAAAAATTACTACAG GAAAATCACCAGACCCCGATCGGGATCGAACTTTGACAATCATTGGCATTGTAATtggaattttgatttttgtctGTTTCTGCATTGCATCCTACTTCCTTGCAAA GAATAGACGCATGGCGTACTTGAAGCGGAAAGCTAAAAATAAACAGTTGAACGGCACAGTCATACCATACACTGTCGTAGATCCACCACCCAGCGGACGAATGTTGCATAGACAGAATACGGTAAACATG GAAACACAGACTGAAGATGGCAATCTCTACCAACCTTTCCCGAACACAAACCAGGGTTTGTCGAATGCATACCTAAATCCACTAGACAGTAACTTCCTCAGAAATCCACCTGCGAATAGAAATTCTCGGACAAGACTCTCTGGCGTGTCAATGGAACGGGAAAGGCCGACTTCTCAGCCTGAGACGATGATGTCCCCCAAACCACTCTACAACAGAAGTCCATCAGATCCAACCAGGCCGTCTCTTCCAACGGAACACCGAGGAGACAAAATACCAAGGTTGTTTGTCTCGGATGAATCAGTTGGAAGCGACGGCGAAGAAGGTACAGAGGACGATACTTCGTTGCGGATCAGTGAAGACGATGAGCGCACTCCGTTTGTACGACAAGATCCGTCTGAATCTGGACGTTTCGATCCAGATcagaattattttaaaaacgACGATGACACTTTGTCTCAGAGGTCTCCTTGCGTAGATGATGAGTTGAGACGTATTTACTGTGGAGATGACAATGATAGATATGACAGAAGGTGTTCAGAAACTTTATCATGGAACGAAAGAGGTTCCCCAGAGCAATGCCATCAAGAAAACTGTTTTAATATAGAAGATCCAATGTACATTAAATCAAGCAATTGTATAGATTTGAAAGATAATCCAGTTAGCTTTGGCAATAATTACAGTCTTACCAACAATGACCTTCTAGATGACAAGCCTTCCACGCCTGTTTAG
- the LOC125669404 gene encoding uncharacterized protein LOC125669404 isoform X2, with the protein MKLYKIRFIVLGLLLRVFFVWCQTCGTKFTDPASSAYLAEAVVEGKVSKIMTSNEEGRYNVTLVIRKVRKGDRLLPKGKKTKRLTIGEFGEENLRDCVTRITKSKKKYFFFLKKVTIEKSTFYRISAFPVSVSKQTGRLIKKAACKTCGKKPELKKIKAKNVQTGRRLQLRCRLRSGKPDPTIVWTKDGVPISGKTKGVQIKKRKKYLQLRINKASSKDAGVYRCIATNVVGTTAKSVNIKVFPKKTPTTKRPAKVTTSGTSGRYIPCRPEDQGYCLNGGTCRIIKDLDIKSCACRRSYYGERCAIRTPDIREFLDGKSPDPDRDRTLTIIGIVIGILIFVCFCIASYFLAKNRRMAYLKRKAKNKQLNGTVIPYTVVDPPPSGRMLHRQNTVNMETQTEDGNLYQPFPNTNQGLSNAYLNPLDSNFLRNPPANRNSRTRLSGVSMERERPTSQPETMMSPKPLYNRSPSDPTRPSLPTEHRGDKIPRLFVSDESVGSDGEEGTEDDTSLRISEDDERTPFVRQDPSESGRFDPDQNYFKNDDDTLSQRSPCVDDELRRIYCGDDNDRYDRRCSETLSWNERGSPEQCHQENCFNIEDPMYIKSSNCIDLKDNPVSFGNNYSLTNNDLLDDKPSTPV; encoded by the exons ATGAAGTTATACAAAATTCGATTCATTGTCCTCGGACTATTACTACGTGTGTTTTTTGTGTGGTGTCAGACTTGCGGTACAAAATTTACAGACCCGGCCTCCAGTGCTTACCTAGCAGAGGCAGTGGTGGAGGGGAAGGTGTCCAAAATTATGACTTCTAATGAGGAAGGAAGGTATAATGTGACATTGGTGATCCGGAAAGTTAGAAAAGGTGACAGGCTACTACCGAAAGGGAAGAAAACTAAGAGATTAACGATTGGTGAATTCGGAGAGGAAAATTTACGTGATTGTGTGACGCGTATaacaaaatcaaagaaaaaatatttcttttttcttaaaaagGTGACGATTGAAAAAagtacattttatagaatttcaGCGTTTCCGGTGTCAGTGTCTAAACAGACTGGACGATTAATTAAAAAGGCAGCATGTAAAACATGTG GTAAAAAACCAGAGttaaagaaaatcaaagcaaaaaatgTGCAGACTGGCAGGAGATTACAATTGCGATGTCGTCTGCGATCTGGAAAGCCAGACCCGACCATTGTGTGGACCAAAGACGGAGTTCCCATTTCCGGAAAAACAAAGGGTgttcaaattaagaaaagaaa GAAGTATTTGCaattaagaataaacaaagCTTCTAGCAAAGATGCAGGAGTTTATAGATGTATAGCAACCAATGTTGTCGGAACAACGGCGAAATCCGTAAACATTAAAG TGTTCCCCAAGAAAACCCCAACGACGAAACGACCGGCAAAAG TCACAACATCGGGAACATCAGGAAGATATATCCCATGCAGGCCAGAAGACCAGGGCTATTGTTTGAATGGTGGAACATGCCGAATCATAAAAGACCTTGATATTAAATCCTGCGC CTGTCGTCGCAGTTACTATGGAGAACGATGTGCCATACGCACTCCAGACATCCGGGAATTTTTGGATG GAAAATCACCAGACCCCGATCGGGATCGAACTTTGACAATCATTGGCATTGTAATtggaattttgatttttgtctGTTTCTGCATTGCATCCTACTTCCTTGCAAA GAATAGACGCATGGCGTACTTGAAGCGGAAAGCTAAAAATAAACAGTTGAACGGCACAGTCATACCATACACTGTCGTAGATCCACCACCCAGCGGACGAATGTTGCATAGACAGAATACGGTAAACATG GAAACACAGACTGAAGATGGCAATCTCTACCAACCTTTCCCGAACACAAACCAGGGTTTGTCGAATGCATACCTAAATCCACTAGACAGTAACTTCCTCAGAAATCCACCTGCGAATAGAAATTCTCGGACAAGACTCTCTGGCGTGTCAATGGAACGGGAAAGGCCGACTTCTCAGCCTGAGACGATGATGTCCCCCAAACCACTCTACAACAGAAGTCCATCAGATCCAACCAGGCCGTCTCTTCCAACGGAACACCGAGGAGACAAAATACCAAGGTTGTTTGTCTCGGATGAATCAGTTGGAAGCGACGGCGAAGAAGGTACAGAGGACGATACTTCGTTGCGGATCAGTGAAGACGATGAGCGCACTCCGTTTGTACGACAAGATCCGTCTGAATCTGGACGTTTCGATCCAGATcagaattattttaaaaacgACGATGACACTTTGTCTCAGAGGTCTCCTTGCGTAGATGATGAGTTGAGACGTATTTACTGTGGAGATGACAATGATAGATATGACAGAAGGTGTTCAGAAACTTTATCATGGAACGAAAGAGGTTCCCCAGAGCAATGCCATCAAGAAAACTGTTTTAATATAGAAGATCCAATGTACATTAAATCAAGCAATTGTATAGATTTGAAAGATAATCCAGTTAGCTTTGGCAATAATTACAGTCTTACCAACAATGACCTTCTAGATGACAAGCCTTCCACGCCTGTTTAG
- the LOC125669404 gene encoding pro-neuregulin-1, membrane-bound isoform-like isoform X3, producing MGGYKKRKNVPKRWIKKKRSSEKGKKPELKKIKAKNVQTGRRLQLRCRLRSGKPDPTIVWTKDGVPISGKTKGVQIKKRKKYLQLRINKASSKDAGVYRCIATNVVGTTAKSVNIKVFPKKTPTTKRPAKVTTSGTSGRYIPCRPEDQGYCLNGGTCRIIKDLDIKSCACRRSYYGERCAIRTPDIREFLDGKSPDPDRDRTLTIIGIVIGILIFVCFCIASYFLAKNRRMAYLKRKAKNKQLNGTVIPYTVVDPPPSGRMLHRQNTVNMETQTEDGNLYQPFPNTNQGLSNAYLNPLDSNFLRNPPANRNSRTRLSGVSMERERPTSQPETMMSPKPLYNRSPSDPTRPSLPTEHRGDKIPRLFVSDESVGSDGEEGTEDDTSLRISEDDERTPFVRQDPSESGRFDPDQNYFKNDDDTLSQRSPCVDDELRRIYCGDDNDRYDRRCSETLSWNERGSPEQCHQENCFNIEDPMYIKSSNCIDLKDNPVSFGNNYSLTNNDLLDDKPSTPV from the exons ATGGGGGGATATAAGAAACGAAAAAATGTACCCAAAAGGTggattaaaaagaaaagaagctCTGAGAAAG GTAAAAAACCAGAGttaaagaaaatcaaagcaaaaaatgTGCAGACTGGCAGGAGATTACAATTGCGATGTCGTCTGCGATCTGGAAAGCCAGACCCGACCATTGTGTGGACCAAAGACGGAGTTCCCATTTCCGGAAAAACAAAGGGTgttcaaattaagaaaagaaa GAAGTATTTGCaattaagaataaacaaagCTTCTAGCAAAGATGCAGGAGTTTATAGATGTATAGCAACCAATGTTGTCGGAACAACGGCGAAATCCGTAAACATTAAAG TGTTCCCCAAGAAAACCCCAACGACGAAACGACCGGCAAAAG TCACAACATCGGGAACATCAGGAAGATATATCCCATGCAGGCCAGAAGACCAGGGCTATTGTTTGAATGGTGGAACATGCCGAATCATAAAAGACCTTGATATTAAATCCTGCGC CTGTCGTCGCAGTTACTATGGAGAACGATGTGCCATACGCACTCCAGACATCCGGGAATTTTTGGATG GAAAATCACCAGACCCCGATCGGGATCGAACTTTGACAATCATTGGCATTGTAATtggaattttgatttttgtctGTTTCTGCATTGCATCCTACTTCCTTGCAAA GAATAGACGCATGGCGTACTTGAAGCGGAAAGCTAAAAATAAACAGTTGAACGGCACAGTCATACCATACACTGTCGTAGATCCACCACCCAGCGGACGAATGTTGCATAGACAGAATACGGTAAACATG GAAACACAGACTGAAGATGGCAATCTCTACCAACCTTTCCCGAACACAAACCAGGGTTTGTCGAATGCATACCTAAATCCACTAGACAGTAACTTCCTCAGAAATCCACCTGCGAATAGAAATTCTCGGACAAGACTCTCTGGCGTGTCAATGGAACGGGAAAGGCCGACTTCTCAGCCTGAGACGATGATGTCCCCCAAACCACTCTACAACAGAAGTCCATCAGATCCAACCAGGCCGTCTCTTCCAACGGAACACCGAGGAGACAAAATACCAAGGTTGTTTGTCTCGGATGAATCAGTTGGAAGCGACGGCGAAGAAGGTACAGAGGACGATACTTCGTTGCGGATCAGTGAAGACGATGAGCGCACTCCGTTTGTACGACAAGATCCGTCTGAATCTGGACGTTTCGATCCAGATcagaattattttaaaaacgACGATGACACTTTGTCTCAGAGGTCTCCTTGCGTAGATGATGAGTTGAGACGTATTTACTGTGGAGATGACAATGATAGATATGACAGAAGGTGTTCAGAAACTTTATCATGGAACGAAAGAGGTTCCCCAGAGCAATGCCATCAAGAAAACTGTTTTAATATAGAAGATCCAATGTACATTAAATCAAGCAATTGTATAGATTTGAAAGATAATCCAGTTAGCTTTGGCAATAATTACAGTCTTACCAACAATGACCTTCTAGATGACAAGCCTTCCACGCCTGTTTAG